In a single window of the Mycobacteriales bacterium genome:
- a CDS encoding ThiF family adenylyltransferase, translating into MTRSTLALLDGTRDRAQVLAAAAAAGCPPARTELLLDLLDSAGLLEDAAADLGSLVRLDRPERDRLAADVASLALVRGDGGLPAAHLRSAARVLVIGAGRVGAPLAGLLATAGIGTVDVLDESAAAAEDSGIGGLGLADIGRSRGEAAREQLRAAVPSAPTAPLVQPDFVVLAPTRPDMLEDGRRLVSDGTAHLLAEVRDTVGVVGPLVLPGRTACLRCLDLTRSDLDPDWPSIAAQLALPRRGRTACDGPLAMAVAAQAALQVLALVDGTADPASVGGTLELALPDWRWRRRTWRVHPDCGCALPAAG; encoded by the coding sequence GTGACCCGCTCGACCCTGGCCCTCCTCGACGGGACGCGCGACCGGGCGCAGGTGCTGGCTGCTGCGGCGGCGGCCGGTTGTCCTCCGGCGCGCACCGAGCTGCTCCTTGATCTGCTGGACTCGGCGGGACTGCTGGAGGACGCCGCTGCGGACCTGGGGTCACTCGTCCGGCTGGACCGTCCGGAGCGCGATCGGCTGGCCGCCGATGTGGCGTCGCTCGCTCTCGTCCGTGGCGACGGCGGGTTGCCCGCCGCGCACCTCCGCTCGGCCGCGAGGGTGCTGGTGATCGGTGCAGGCCGGGTCGGGGCACCTTTGGCCGGCCTGCTCGCGACCGCCGGCATCGGGACGGTGGACGTGCTCGACGAGTCAGCCGCAGCGGCTGAGGACTCCGGCATCGGCGGGCTCGGCCTGGCAGACATCGGCCGCAGCCGCGGTGAGGCGGCGCGTGAGCAACTGCGCGCAGCCGTGCCCTCCGCGCCCACGGCTCCGCTCGTCCAGCCCGACTTCGTGGTGCTCGCGCCCACCCGGCCGGACATGCTCGAGGACGGGCGCAGGCTGGTCAGTGACGGCACTGCCCATCTGCTCGCGGAGGTACGGGACACCGTCGGAGTGGTGGGCCCCCTGGTCCTGCCGGGGCGGACGGCGTGCCTGCGTTGCCTCGACCTGACACGCAGCGACCTGGACCCCGACTGGCCATCGATCGCCGCGCAGCTGGCCCTGCCGCGCCGCGGCCGGACCGCCTGCGACGGGCCGCTCGCGATGGCCGTCGCGGCACAGGCGGCCTTACAGGTGCTGGCACTGGTGGACGGCACGGCCGACCCGGCATCGGTCGGCGGCACCCTGGAGCTGGCCTTGCCGGACTGGCGCTGGCGACGCCGG
- a CDS encoding DUF5679 domain-containing protein — protein sequence MAESYNGYCVKCKEKRDFEGEVKVSESGRRMAQGTCPVCGTKMNRILGKA from the coding sequence GTGGCCGAGAGCTACAACGGGTACTGCGTCAAGTGCAAGGAGAAGCGCGACTTCGAGGGGGAGGTCAAGGTCAGCGAGTCCGGTCGCCGGATGGCGCAGGGCACCTGCCCCGTGTGCGGCACCAAGATGAACCGCATCCTCGGCAAGGCCTGA
- a CDS encoding ATP-binding protein, with translation MKALRTVVLLVVGLGVASQFGARALLLEAGPVVSQPALLSSVAPLVLVGMLLLLAAAGDLIYVPVRRGEQTEELTLYEAAVIVAVLLLPARDALWVPVAAVGLTSLLLRRPLLKSLFNLGIYSAATALLVVVVHIVSGTGHGLDWRTVIGLLLGVLAFSMVNLVGLARVLTLVGEVHARQVVSDGARLAMVTAAGTVAMAGSGVLAATAAPALLPFCLVPAVALLFSFRATAQSAEQRQRSAGLLALSHVLAGRVDPTEMLPTFLSQCRQTFGADVALAFIDPSVTRGNHGPLTAVDDRVDGASQRESTAYEQTLLVRDAQQARVLAGPLPYGWLRAVTAPLEADGEPLGTLVLATRDRSRAMGPDELTLLTPLASALAVALRGAAHLQRLTEESSKLQAVVDQSSDGILVLDGEGRVQLWSPALTALSGRTEAESLGRPLGELLRTTDVDGTACDAFEAGRSRLSPSSRRATIELTLQREDGEQRVIRCAHAGVFAEDDLVRDVVIVHDITRERQVERLKADFIATVSHELRTPVTPIKGYADLLRRRGDTMTPERRNECLAVISDRCDHLGRLVEDLLLASRISATEGAATAQVDLSVADLVALVQRASGDFGADGGRIELRLPDAPVDVACDPTRVIQVLTNLIGNALKYDASGAPVTVQLVVEDGRVHVDVTDRGRGIPSDQLDRVFEKFHRVEDPMRMTTGGTGLGLYIARQLTTAMGGTLHCTSALGTGSVFRFSLPRQPAAVPGPRHPIAIDGRTSCDTAPGPPTGLR, from the coding sequence ATGAAGGCGCTGCGCACTGTGGTGCTGCTCGTCGTCGGGCTCGGCGTGGCATCGCAGTTCGGCGCCCGGGCGCTGCTCCTCGAGGCCGGTCCGGTCGTCTCGCAGCCTGCGCTGCTGAGCTCTGTCGCGCCGCTCGTGCTGGTCGGGATGCTGCTGCTGCTCGCCGCCGCCGGTGACCTCATCTACGTGCCGGTACGTCGGGGGGAGCAGACCGAGGAACTCACCCTCTACGAGGCGGCCGTCATCGTGGCCGTTCTGCTCCTGCCCGCGCGCGATGCGCTCTGGGTGCCTGTCGCCGCGGTCGGCCTCACCTCGCTGCTGCTCCGCCGCCCGCTGCTCAAGTCGCTGTTCAACCTCGGCATCTACAGCGCCGCCACGGCGCTGCTCGTGGTCGTGGTGCACATCGTGTCCGGGACCGGTCATGGACTGGATTGGCGAACCGTCATCGGCCTGCTGCTGGGGGTGCTGGCCTTCAGCATGGTCAACCTCGTCGGGCTGGCCCGCGTACTCACCCTCGTCGGGGAGGTGCACGCCAGGCAGGTTGTTTCCGACGGCGCTCGACTGGCGATGGTGACGGCGGCCGGGACCGTGGCGATGGCCGGCAGCGGCGTCCTGGCCGCGACCGCCGCTCCCGCGCTGCTGCCGTTCTGCCTGGTGCCGGCGGTCGCGCTGCTGTTCTCTTTCCGCGCCACCGCGCAGTCGGCCGAGCAGCGGCAGCGCTCGGCCGGTCTGCTGGCGCTCTCGCACGTCCTGGCCGGTCGGGTCGACCCGACCGAGATGCTCCCGACCTTCCTGTCGCAGTGCCGCCAGACGTTCGGCGCCGACGTCGCGCTGGCCTTCATCGATCCGTCCGTCACCCGTGGCAACCACGGCCCACTGACCGCGGTGGACGACCGCGTGGACGGGGCCTCTCAGCGGGAGAGCACCGCCTACGAGCAGACGCTGCTGGTCCGGGATGCCCAGCAGGCGCGAGTACTGGCGGGGCCGCTGCCGTACGGCTGGCTGCGGGCCGTGACGGCACCGCTCGAAGCCGACGGTGAGCCGCTGGGAACGCTCGTGCTGGCCACCCGGGACAGGTCCCGTGCGATGGGCCCGGACGAGCTGACCCTGCTGACGCCGCTGGCCTCTGCCCTCGCCGTCGCCCTGCGGGGCGCGGCGCACCTGCAGAGGCTGACGGAGGAGAGCAGCAAGCTGCAGGCGGTCGTGGACCAGTCCTCGGACGGGATCCTGGTCCTGGACGGCGAGGGGCGGGTGCAGCTGTGGAGCCCCGCCCTCACCGCGCTCAGCGGACGGACCGAGGCGGAGTCGCTGGGCCGGCCGCTCGGTGAACTGCTCCGCACCACCGACGTCGACGGCACCGCCTGCGACGCCTTCGAGGCGGGGCGGTCCCGTCTCAGCCCCTCCTCACGCCGGGCGACGATCGAACTGACGCTGCAGCGCGAGGACGGCGAACAGCGGGTCATCCGGTGCGCGCACGCCGGCGTCTTCGCCGAGGACGACCTGGTACGGGACGTCGTGATCGTCCACGACATCACGCGGGAGCGGCAGGTGGAGCGGCTCAAGGCCGACTTCATCGCCACCGTCTCGCACGAGCTGCGCACCCCCGTCACTCCGATCAAGGGCTATGCCGACCTGCTGCGCCGGCGTGGTGACACCATGACCCCGGAACGCCGCAACGAGTGCCTCGCCGTCATCAGCGATCGCTGCGACCACCTCGGCAGGCTGGTGGAGGATCTGCTGCTCGCCTCCCGCATCTCGGCGACCGAAGGCGCGGCCACCGCCCAGGTCGACCTCAGCGTCGCCGACCTTGTCGCGCTCGTGCAGCGGGCCTCCGGCGACTTCGGCGCCGACGGCGGCCGGATAGAGCTCCGTCTTCCGGACGCGCCGGTCGACGTCGCCTGCGACCCGACACGGGTCATCCAGGTGCTCACGAACCTGATCGGCAACGCACTGAAGTACGACGCCTCCGGCGCACCGGTGACGGTGCAGCTGGTGGTCGAGGACGGGCGGGTACACGTCGACGTGACCGATCGCGGCCGCGGCATCCCGTCGGACCAGCTGGACCGCGTCTTCGAGAAGTTCCATCGGGTCGAGGACCCGATGCGCATGACGACCGGAGGTACCGGACTCGGGCTCTACATCGCCCGGCAGCTGACCACGGCGATGGGTGGGACGCTGCACTGCACGTCCGCGCTCGGCACCGGATCGGTCTTCCGCTTCAGCCTCCCGCGGCAGCCAGCGGCCGTCCCCGGGCCACGGCACCCGATCGCCATCGACGGCAGGACGTCCTGTGATACGGCTCCAGGGCCCCCCACCGGGCTACGCTGA
- a CDS encoding S8 family serine peptidase, translated as MDTARRTPRAFTSQGRGVPLLALALAASTAVSMLSPAAAASTRSVALIDVVVTSATHSIAQVAEAVRAAGGTVRGSLPLVGGVSAQLPADAVLAPAFLTAENAPITLAGKKVASTTRDATAIREALGLGAPAGEGAGVRIAIVDSGVAQSTDFGTRLSHHDVSGTWSEGESRDAYGHGTFVAGAAAGDGTASDGRYAGAAPGAEVLDIRVTDDEGATDLVTVLRGLEKAAQLDADVVNLSMSSGSQLPYQMDPLTVALSRLWARGIVVVVPAGNDGPHKASITSPGVDPRLLTVGSLDERLTAETGDDVVAPFSGRGPAPQGVAKPDLVAPGQSLVSLRATGSAVDVANPGAVVDGAYFRGSGTSFSTSVVAGVAAMLLEQRPELTPDQVKTLVTGTTYAAAGLADSRDAGAGGLDVTAALAAATPVLADADADAPPAGDVETWHAFLQALMDGDRAAAAKSWSQLSPAAHRWAAHRWAGLSPQAHRWAADEWSAHRWAGADGSAGEWQLRIWAAHRWAAHRWATDEFVAHRWAAHRWAAHRWAAHRWAAHRW; from the coding sequence ATGGACACTGCTCGCCGGACGCCGAGGGCGTTCACCAGCCAGGGCCGCGGCGTCCCGCTGCTGGCTCTCGCGCTTGCCGCGTCCACAGCCGTGTCCATGCTGTCGCCGGCCGCCGCAGCGAGCACGCGGAGCGTTGCCCTGATCGACGTGGTGGTGACGTCGGCGACGCACAGCATCGCGCAGGTGGCCGAGGCGGTCCGTGCAGCCGGCGGCACCGTCCGCGGGTCGCTGCCGCTCGTCGGCGGCGTCTCCGCGCAGCTGCCGGCCGATGCTGTGCTCGCCCCGGCCTTCCTGACCGCGGAGAACGCGCCCATCACGCTGGCCGGCAAGAAGGTCGCCAGCACCACCCGCGATGCCACCGCCATCCGCGAAGCTCTCGGCCTGGGCGCGCCGGCCGGTGAGGGTGCCGGCGTCAGGATCGCGATCGTCGACAGCGGCGTCGCCCAGAGCACCGACTTCGGGACGCGGCTCAGCCACCACGACGTCAGCGGCACCTGGAGCGAGGGCGAGTCGCGCGACGCGTACGGGCATGGAACCTTCGTGGCCGGTGCAGCCGCCGGCGACGGCACCGCCTCGGACGGCCGGTACGCCGGAGCCGCTCCCGGTGCGGAGGTGCTGGACATCCGCGTCACGGACGACGAGGGCGCGACCGACCTGGTGACCGTGCTCAGGGGTCTGGAGAAGGCCGCCCAGCTGGACGCCGACGTCGTCAACCTGTCGATGTCGTCCGGCAGCCAGCTGCCCTACCAGATGGACCCGCTGACGGTCGCGCTGTCCCGGCTGTGGGCGCGCGGCATCGTCGTCGTCGTACCGGCCGGCAACGACGGCCCACACAAGGCGTCGATCACCTCGCCCGGCGTCGACCCGAGGCTGCTCACTGTCGGCTCGCTCGACGAGCGGCTCACCGCCGAGACGGGTGACGACGTCGTCGCCCCGTTCTCCGGTCGCGGCCCCGCGCCGCAGGGTGTGGCCAAGCCGGACCTGGTGGCCCCCGGCCAGTCGCTGGTCTCGCTGCGCGCCACGGGCAGCGCCGTCGACGTCGCCAACCCGGGCGCCGTGGTGGACGGTGCCTACTTCCGCGGCTCCGGCACCAGCTTCTCCACCTCCGTCGTCGCCGGCGTCGCCGCGATGCTGCTCGAGCAGCGCCCGGAGCTGACCCCCGACCAGGTCAAGACCCTGGTCACCGGCACGACGTACGCCGCTGCCGGCCTGGCCGACTCCCGTGACGCCGGCGCCGGTGGCCTGGACGTCACCGCCGCCCTGGCCGCTGCGACACCGGTCCTGGCCGACGCCGACGCCGACGCTCCCCCGGCCGGCGACGTCGAGACGTGGCACGCGTTCCTGCAGGCGCTGATGGACGGCGACCGGGCCGCGGCTGCGAAGAGCTGGTCACAGCTGTCCCCCGCCGCACACCGGTGGGCTGCACACCGCTGGGCCGGGCTCAGCCCGCAGGCGCACCGGTGGGCGGCCGACGAGTGGTCGGCGCACCGCTGGGCCGGCGCCGACGGCAGCGCCGGCGAGTGGCAGCTGCGGATCTGGGCCGCGCACCGCTGGGCCGCGCACCGCTGGGCGACCGACGAGTTCGTCGCGCACCGCTGGGCCGCGCACCGCTGGGCCGCACACCGCTGGGCCGCACACCGCTGGGCCGCACACCGCTGGG
- a CDS encoding zinc-dependent metalloprotease, which produces MTRPPFGFGPSDPAEEPGDGNDPFGLSAMFGGASGPFGGDIGAVFAQMQRLMSWTGGPVNWDLATEVATGASRADDRPVTAAEHREIAEACRLADLWLDPVTTLPAGGAEPQAWTRTGWVESTLPSWRALVDPVAGRVVAAMGKALEQGLGGSLGEGLPPELAGMLGGLGGGAGLGPLRGVMDQVGGFVFGAQVGQALGALAAEVLSASEVGLPLSAPGRPALLPANLAAFGGGLQVPADEVRLYLCLRELAHQRLFASVPWLKAHLFDAVDAYARGIEVDPSAIERAVGSIDPSDPESMQRAMGEGLFEMAPTAAQSAALARLETALALVEGWVDQVVDAAAADKLPSAAALRETVRRRRASGGPAEQTFATLVGLQLRPRRLREAAALWTAVAETGGTAARDALWAHPDLLPAADDLDDPAGFVARSAGGAGDWDAGLRDLDKDLDGSLDEDATSGPTGEQDSGPTGEQDSGPTGEQDSGPTGRGDQPG; this is translated from the coding sequence ATGACCCGGCCGCCCTTTGGCTTCGGACCGTCCGACCCCGCCGAGGAGCCCGGGGACGGCAACGACCCCTTCGGTCTGTCGGCGATGTTCGGGGGCGCAAGCGGGCCGTTCGGGGGCGACATCGGCGCGGTGTTCGCCCAGATGCAGCGGCTCATGAGCTGGACCGGCGGGCCGGTCAACTGGGACCTCGCCACGGAGGTCGCCACCGGCGCCAGCCGGGCCGACGACCGGCCGGTCACGGCGGCCGAGCACCGCGAGATCGCCGAGGCGTGCCGGCTGGCCGACCTGTGGCTGGACCCGGTCACGACCCTGCCGGCGGGCGGCGCCGAGCCACAGGCCTGGACGCGTACGGGCTGGGTGGAGTCGACGCTGCCGTCCTGGCGTGCGCTGGTCGACCCGGTCGCCGGCCGCGTGGTCGCGGCCATGGGTAAGGCGCTCGAGCAGGGCCTGGGTGGTTCGCTCGGCGAGGGCCTGCCGCCGGAGCTCGCCGGGATGCTCGGCGGCCTGGGCGGCGGTGCCGGTCTCGGGCCGCTGCGCGGGGTCATGGACCAGGTCGGCGGCTTCGTCTTCGGCGCGCAGGTCGGGCAGGCGCTCGGCGCGCTGGCCGCGGAGGTGCTCTCGGCCAGCGAGGTGGGCCTGCCGCTGTCCGCGCCCGGCCGCCCGGCCCTGCTGCCGGCAAACCTCGCGGCCTTCGGGGGCGGCCTCCAGGTCCCCGCTGACGAGGTACGGCTCTACCTCTGCCTGCGCGAGCTGGCGCACCAGCGGTTGTTCGCGTCGGTGCCGTGGCTCAAGGCCCACCTGTTCGACGCCGTCGATGCCTACGCGCGCGGGATCGAGGTCGACCCGTCGGCGATCGAGCGGGCGGTCGGCTCCATCGACCCCTCCGACCCGGAATCGATGCAGCGCGCCATGGGCGAGGGGCTGTTCGAGATGGCACCCACCGCTGCCCAGTCGGCCGCACTGGCCCGGTTGGAGACGGCCCTGGCCCTGGTCGAGGGCTGGGTCGACCAGGTGGTGGACGCGGCCGCCGCCGACAAGCTGCCGTCGGCCGCCGCCCTGCGCGAGACGGTCCGCCGGCGCCGCGCCTCCGGCGGCCCGGCCGAGCAGACCTTCGCCACGCTGGTCGGCCTTCAGCTGCGGCCGCGCCGGCTCCGCGAGGCCGCCGCCCTGTGGACGGCCGTGGCCGAGACGGGTGGCACCGCGGCCCGGGACGCGCTCTGGGCCCACCCGGACCTGCTCCCCGCGGCCGATGACCTGGACGACCCGGCGGGATTCGTGGCCCGCTCCGCCGGCGGCGCGGGCGACTGGGACGCCGGGCTGAGGGACCTCGACAAGGACCTCGACGGGTCCCTGGACGAGGACGCGACCAGCGGCCCGACCGGCGAGCAGGACAGCGGCCCGACCGGCGAGCAGGACAGCGGCCCGACCGGCGAGCAGGACAGCGGCCCGACCGGCCGCGGGGACCAGCCGGGCTGA
- a CDS encoding NAD-dependent epimerase/dehydratase family protein, translating to MVIRRRRVPYPAAVAVTGAGLGLGRALVERLMARPDVPLVVGLDVVPAAVAGVEWRAGDLRAPGLAGSLTGIGTVVHLGMSYDIAAPAGPRREHTVRGTAALLEAAREAGVLRVVLVTSVDVHAAPPGGGLPLSEDLPLRAHPDSALTGDLLEVERLADHATRTGLEVVVLRPAPLVAGPLGPAYDGALLHSLAGPRLLAVRGVEPVWQVCHSEDLLSALELAATGAVGGAAVVASAGWLTQREVEQLSGQRRLELPASVALSTAERLHRAGLTPGTPAELDRLLSPLVVEPQRLTAAGWTPAWTAADAIAAHLAGRAAPTARPGVYTAAGTAAGATVALMGTAALVRRARRRRRS from the coding sequence GTGGTGATCCGCCGTCGGCGGGTGCCGTACCCCGCTGCGGTAGCGGTCACCGGCGCCGGACTCGGGCTGGGGCGGGCTCTCGTCGAGCGGCTCATGGCCCGGCCGGACGTGCCGCTGGTGGTCGGTCTGGATGTCGTGCCCGCGGCGGTCGCCGGTGTCGAGTGGCGAGCCGGCGACCTGCGGGCGCCGGGATTGGCGGGCTCTCTGACCGGAATCGGCACCGTGGTGCACCTGGGCATGTCCTACGACATCGCTGCCCCCGCCGGTCCTCGCCGTGAGCACACCGTCCGCGGCACCGCTGCGCTGCTCGAGGCGGCCCGCGAGGCCGGCGTGCTGCGCGTGGTGCTGGTGACCTCCGTCGACGTCCATGCCGCACCGCCCGGCGGCGGGCTGCCACTGTCGGAGGACCTGCCGCTGCGGGCACATCCGGACAGCGCGCTGACCGGCGACCTGCTCGAGGTCGAGCGGCTCGCGGACCACGCGACCCGCACCGGGCTGGAGGTCGTCGTCCTGCGGCCGGCCCCGCTGGTCGCTGGGCCGCTCGGGCCGGCCTACGACGGCGCGCTGCTGCACTCGCTCGCCGGCCCCCGGCTGCTGGCGGTGCGGGGGGTCGAGCCCGTGTGGCAGGTGTGCCACAGCGAGGACCTGCTGTCCGCTCTCGAGCTCGCTGCGACCGGTGCCGTGGGCGGAGCCGCCGTGGTGGCCAGTGCCGGGTGGTTGACGCAGCGCGAGGTCGAGCAGCTGTCGGGACAGCGCCGCCTCGAGCTGCCCGCGTCGGTCGCCCTTTCCACCGCCGAGCGCCTGCACCGGGCCGGCCTGACCCCCGGCACGCCCGCCGAGCTGGACCGGCTGCTGTCGCCCCTGGTCGTCGAGCCGCAGCGGCTCACTGCTGCTGGCTGGACCCCTGCCTGGACGGCGGCCGACGCGATCGCCGCGCACCTGGCGGGCCGAGCCGCGCCGACGGCCCGGCCCGGTGTCTACACCGCCGCGGGTACCGCCGCCGGCGCCACCGTCGCCCTGATGGGCACCGCCGCGCTGGTCCGCCGGGCACGCCGCCGCCGGCGGAGCTGA
- a CDS encoding molybdenum cofactor biosynthesis protein MoaE: protein MHVIRLLALRETPLDVDEVLAAVEDPRAGGVVSFTGLVRDHDGGRGVRELEYTAHPDAGAALRRVAEAVAADLPVHGLAATHRTGLLRVGDVAVVVAASAAHRGQAFEAARRLIDDLKGSVPIWKRQVFDDGDEEWVGTP from the coding sequence ATGCACGTGATCCGCCTGCTCGCGCTGCGCGAGACGCCGCTGGACGTCGACGAGGTGCTGGCCGCCGTCGAGGACCCGCGGGCCGGCGGCGTGGTGTCGTTCACCGGGCTGGTGCGCGACCACGACGGCGGGCGGGGCGTGCGCGAGCTCGAGTACACCGCGCATCCGGACGCGGGGGCGGCGCTGCGCCGGGTCGCGGAGGCGGTGGCGGCGGACCTGCCGGTGCACGGGCTGGCGGCGACGCACCGCACCGGGCTGCTCCGGGTCGGTGACGTGGCCGTGGTGGTGGCGGCGTCCGCTGCGCACCGCGGCCAGGCGTTCGAAGCCGCCCGGCGGCTGATCGACGACCTGAAGGGCTCGGTGCCCATCTGGAAGCGGCAGGTCTTCGACGACGGCGACGAGGAGTGGGTCGGCACGCCCTGA
- a CDS encoding PDZ domain-containing protein codes for MSRRALSLLLACLLALGLSLTAAVARVPYVALGPGPTYNTLGEVEGTPVLSVEGRRSFPADGHLDLTTVGVQPQLTLAQALRGWFARDLAVVPREIVFPAGRSNEQIDEENAAAMKASQGDAVRAAARQLGLSVARVEVDDLAPDSPARGRLQVGDILTAVDGTKVRDAAELRALISERQPGTAVRVAYTREGRADETEIVTRTAGEEGARRAVIGVVTKETPIDVPFDVTIALADVGGPSAGLMFTLGILEKLGPESLTGGRYIAGTGEIAADGSVGPIGGISQKLIAARRQGAEVFLVPAANCAEAVGNPPAGLTLVKVGTLAQALTGLEAVRRGTAPVTCAA; via the coding sequence GTGTCCCGGCGAGCACTGTCCCTCCTGCTCGCCTGCCTGCTGGCGCTCGGGCTCAGCCTGACGGCCGCCGTGGCGCGGGTGCCCTACGTCGCGCTCGGCCCCGGCCCGACGTACAACACCCTCGGCGAGGTCGAGGGCACCCCGGTGCTGAGCGTGGAGGGGCGGCGCTCCTTCCCCGCCGACGGTCACCTGGATCTGACGACCGTCGGGGTGCAGCCGCAGCTCACCCTGGCGCAGGCGCTGCGCGGCTGGTTCGCCCGCGACCTGGCAGTCGTCCCGCGCGAGATCGTCTTCCCGGCCGGTCGCAGCAACGAGCAGATCGACGAGGAGAACGCCGCCGCGATGAAGGCGTCGCAGGGTGACGCCGTCCGCGCCGCGGCAAGGCAGCTGGGCCTGTCGGTCGCCCGGGTCGAGGTCGACGACCTGGCGCCGGACTCGCCCGCCCGCGGCCGGCTGCAGGTCGGCGACATCCTCACCGCCGTCGACGGGACGAAGGTGCGCGACGCCGCCGAGCTGCGGGCTCTCATCAGCGAGCGGCAGCCCGGCACCGCCGTGCGCGTCGCCTACACCCGCGAGGGTCGCGCCGACGAGACCGAGATCGTCACGCGTACGGCGGGGGAGGAGGGCGCGCGGCGCGCCGTCATCGGCGTCGTCACGAAGGAGACGCCGATCGACGTGCCCTTCGACGTGACGATCGCCCTCGCCGACGTCGGCGGGCCGAGCGCCGGGCTGATGTTCACCCTCGGCATCCTCGAGAAGCTCGGGCCGGAGTCCCTCACCGGCGGCCGGTACATCGCCGGCACCGGCGAGATCGCCGCCGACGGCAGCGTCGGTCCGATCGGTGGCATCTCCCAGAAGCTCATCGCCGCGCGCCGCCAGGGGGCGGAGGTCTTCCTGGTTCCCGCGGCCAACTGCGCCGAGGCGGTGGGCAACCCGCCGGCCGGGCTGACGCTGGTGAAGGTCGGCACCCTGGCGCAGGCGCTGACGGGTCTCGAGGCGGTACGCCGGGGCACCGCGCCCGTGACCTGCGCAGCCTGA